One genomic window of Serinus canaria isolate serCan28SL12 chromosome 4, serCan2020, whole genome shotgun sequence includes the following:
- the PCM1 gene encoding pericentriolar material 1 protein isoform X19, with amino-acid sequence MATGGAPFEEGMNDQDLPSWSNESLDDRLNNTDWGGQQKKANRSSEKNKKKLSGEGDTRLTNDISPESSPGMERRKTRTSHSFPHARYMTQMSVPEQAELERLKQRINFSDLDQRSIGSDSQGRATAANNKRQLNENKKPFNFLSVQINTNKSKDPASGSQKKEGGVSAQCKELFGAALSKDFLQNCQASAQEDGRGEQAMDSSQARDPQQEAKEELENLKKQHDLLKRMLQQQEELKALQGRQAALLALQHKAEQAIAVLDDSVVTETTGSVSGVSLTSELNEELNDLIQRFHNQLHDSQTQSVPDNRRQAESLSLTREISQSRNSSMCEHQSDEKAQLFNKMRMLQGKKQKMDKLLGELHTLRDQHLNNSSFFPASSSPQRSVDQRSTTSAASGPVGIVTVVNGEPNSLASAPYPPDSLVSQNESEEDENLNPTEKLQKLNEVRKRLNELRELVHYYEQTSDMMADAVNENTKEEEETEESESDSEHEDPQPVTNIRNPQGISSWSEINSNSNVQCGANNRDGRHLNTDCEINNRSAANIRTLNMSSALDCHNRENDKRLDLPQGEDDEVEDRVSEDSMSSHRSSLGDVAGDAEFEQKINRLIAAKQKLRQLQNLAAMVQDDDPEPQGAVANASNIGDLLGEVEETKQQPNNVRASSNKLKKDVRLNEKAREKFYEAKLQQQQRELKQLQEERRKLFEIQEKIQVLQKACPDLQLSAGLGNCPANRQTSQATSTPATNECNTAGKPLFECDESLPVGSEQLWSEMRRHEILREELRQRRKQLEALMAEDQRRRELAETISAVAASVKSEGSEAQCTPRQSRTEKTMATWGGSTQCALEEENGDEDGYLSDGGGQAEEEEEDASSLNDSFSVYPNNNIPENAYFGKGNKDRWKNCRPLSADGNYRPVSKARQQQNINMRRQENFRWMSELSYVEEKERWQEQINQLKKQHEFSVSICQTLMQDQQTLSCLLQTLLTGPYSMMPNNVASSQIHLIMHQLNQCYTQLTWQQNNVQRLKQMLSDLMQQQEQQCQEKPSRKERGSSAPPPPSPVFCPFNYPPQPVNLFSVPGFTNFSSFAPGINCNPVFPSGFGDFAHNVSPRSSEQQEQQHPLEHNTSGKTEYMAFPKPFESSSSNGAEKQSRRNHRQPEEETEKRSTWLDDSQEMKKDDQSQLNAGFAVSVQNIASGHKNQCDMNRRREFDEESLESFSSMPDPIDPTTVTKTFRSRKASAQASLASKDKTPKSKTKRKSSSQLKGRTKNAGYESASASSVCEPCKNNKSRHSDDVVHAKVFSKRNQEQLEKIIKYSRSTEMSSAHARRILQQSNRNACIEAPETGSDLSMFEALRDTIYSEVATLISQNESRPHFLIELFHELQLLNTDYLRQRALYALQDIVTRHLCEKNEKGKCSKSLNSSTWVASNSELTPSESLASTDDETFGKNFSTEACQECERPDADNGSTLSTSSNFEPFATDDLGNTVIHLDKALSWMREYERMKVEAESTLDSEGCSSNFQGASAAKLEGPGTGECQSVPQSGDVSAVPCPRIDTQQLDRQIKAIMKEVIPFLKEHMDEVCSSQLLTSVRRMVLTLTQQNDESKEFVKFFHKQLGSILQDSLAKFAGRKLKDCGEDLLVEISEVLFNELAFFKLMQDLDSNSISVKQRCKRKIETTEGMQSYAKEAKKGLQVDVCSSVEDVDEDKDKDETETAKQVPDSEVCAGNRVPENIRSDASEQEEDEESESGPVAISLSKAETQALTNYGSGEDENEDEEIEFEEGPVDVQTSLQASSETTENEQTSNQELTKAKSSEISSSEQPAKGEQDVAAAVHHYFSVMENTPALTANTPESFITATVKTEGSSSSLTVNETQTRDTTCAENKSGASSESSMAGSPDTESPVLVNEYEPGSGNVSQKSDEDDFVKVEDLPLKLAVYSEADLMKKMETEAQTKSLSDELLDRGGAQDQELVGDAQTLKEPGNFFLYSAYILGKHRGILEFKYC; translated from the exons ATGGCAACAGGAGGTGCTCCCTTTGAAGAAGGCATGAATGATCAGGACTTGCCCAGCTGGAGCAATGAGAGCCTTGATGACCGGCTGAACAACAcg GACTGGGGAGGTcaacagaagaaagcaaacagatcttcagagaaaaacaagaaaaagcttAGTGGGGAAGGTGATACAAGGCTTACTAATGACATATCTCCAGAATCTTCACCTGGAATGGAACGACGGAAGACCAGAACTTCTCATAGCTTTCCTCATGCTCGATACATGACTCAGATGTCTGTTCCAGAGCAGGCTGAACTAGAAAGGCTTAAACAAAGAATAAACTTCAGTGATCTGGATCAG AGAAGCATTGGAAGTGATTCTCAAGGCAGAGCAACGGCTGCTAATAACAAACGTCAacttaatgaaaacaaaaaaccattcAACTTCCTGTCAGTACAGATTAATACTAACAAAAGCAAAGATCCTGCCTCAGGTTCCCAAAAAAAGGAAGGTGGGGTATCAGCGCAATGTAAAGAGTTGTTTGGAGCTGCTCTAAGCAAGGATTTTTTGCAAAATTGTCAAGCATCTGCTCAAGAAGATGGAAGGGGAGAACAGGCAATGGATAGTAGCCAG GCCAGAGATCCTCAACAGGAAGCTAAAGAAGAATTGGAAAACTTGAAGAAACAGCATGATTTATTGAAAAGGATGCTacaacagcaggaggaattgAAGGCTCTTCAAGGAAGACAGGCAGCTCTTCTTGCTTTGCAGCATAAAGCAGAGCAAGCCATTGCTGTTCTGGATGATTCTG TTGTAACAGAAACTACAGGTAGTGTGTCAGGAGTGAGTCTTACATCAGAACTGAATGAAGAATTGAATGACTTAATTCAACGCTTTCACAACCAACTTCATGATTCTCAG ACACAGTCTGTGCCTGACAATAGAAGGCAAGCAGAAAGCCTCTCACTTACCAGAGAGATTTCACAAAGCAGAAACTCTTCAATGTGTGAACACCAGTCAGATGAGAAGGCACAGCTTTTTAACAAGATGCGAATGTTGCAGGGTAAAAAGCAAAAGATGGACAAACTATTAGGAGAACTTCATACACTTCGTGACCAACATCTAAATAACTCTTCCT TTTTTCCTGCTTCAAGTTCTCCTCAAAGGAGTGTTGATCAAAGAAGTACaacttcagctgcttctggtCCTGTAGGCATAGTAACTGTTGTCAATGGTGAACCAAACAGTCTGGCATCTGCTCCCTATCCTCCTGATTCCCTGGTTTCTCAAAATGAGAGTGAAGAGGATGAAAATCTAAATCCAACAGAAAAGCTTCA gaagctgAATGAGGTTCGTAAGAGACTGAATGAGTTACGTGAGTTAGTTCACTACTATGAGCAGACGTCTGATATGATGGCAGATGCTGTGAATGAAAACACtaaggaggaggaagaaacagaagaatcaGAAAGTGATTCTGAACATGAGGATCCCCAGCCTGTTACAAATATTAG AAACCCTCAAGGAATCAGTAGTTGGAGTGAAATAAATAGCAACTCAAATGTACAGTGTGGAGCTAATAACAGAGATGGAAGACATCTTAATACAGACTGTGAAATAAACAACCGATCTGCTGCTAATATAAGAACTCTAAACATGTCTTCTGCTTTAG ACTGTCATAATAGGGAGAATGACAAACGCCTTGATCTACCCCAAGGTGAAGATGATGAAGTGGAAGATCGAGTTAGTGAAGATTCCATGTCTAGTCACAGAAGCAGCCTGGGTGATGTGGCTGGAGATGCTGAGTTTGAGCAGAAGATCAATAGGCTTATAGCTGCAAAACAGAAGCTTAGACAGTTACAAAACCTTGCTGCCATGGTGCAG GATGATGATCCAGAGCCTCAAGGAGCAGTTGCAAATGCGTCTAATATTGGTGACTTGTTGGGTGAGGTGGAAGAGACAAAGCAACAACCAAACAATGTCCGAGCAAGTTCCaacaagttaaaaaaagatGTGCGACTGAATGAAAAAGCAAG AGAGAAGTTCTATGAAGCTaaacttcagcagcagcaacgGGAGCTTAAGCAGttacaagaagaaagaagaaaactgtttgaaatccaggaaaaaattcaAGTGTTGCAGAAAGCTTGTCCTGACCTTCAA ttGTCAGCTGGCCTGGGTAACTGTCCAGCAAATAGACAGACTTCACAAGCAACATCAACTCCAGCCACGAATGAGTGTAACACAGCTGGCAAGCCTTTATTTGAGTGTGATGAATCATTACCAGTAGGCAGTGAG CAGTTATGGTCTGAGATGAGAAGACATGAGATTTTAAGAGAAGAATTGCGACAGAGAAGAAAGCAACTTGAAGCTTTAATGGCTGAAGATCAGAGAAGGAGAGAGCTTGCAGAAACAATATCTGCTGTTGCTGCATCTGTTAAAAGTGAAGGGTCAGAAGCTCAGTGTACTCCACGGCAGAGCAGGACTGAAAA GACAATGGCTACCTGGGGAGGTTCTACCCAGTGTGCCctagaggaagaaaatggagaTGAAGACGGTTATCTCTCTGATGGAGGTGGTCAggcagaagaagaggaagaagatgcaTCAAGTTTGAATGACAGTTTCTCTGTTTATCCCAATAACAACATACCAGAAAACGCCTATTTTGGTAAAGGAAACAAAGATAG GTGGAAAAACTGCCGTCCCCTTTCAGCAGATGGAAATTATCGGCCCGTGTCTAAGGCCAGGCAACAGCAAAACATAAATATGCGGCGTCAGGAAAATTTTCGGTGGATGTCTGAGCTTTCCTATGTGGAAGAAAAGGAGCGATGGCAAGAGCAGATCAATCAGTTGAAGAAACAGCATGAATTTAGTGTCAGCATTTGTCAAACTTTGATGCAGGATCAGCAG aCCCTCTCTTGCCTTCTGCAGACTTTGCTCACAGGACCCTATAGCATGATGCCCAATAATGTTGCATCTTCACAAATACATCTCATTATGCATCAGTTAAACCAGTGTTACACTCAACTGACTTGGCAGCAGAATAATGTCCAAAG gTTGAAACAAATGTTAAGTGATCTTATGCAGCAGCAAGAACAACAGTGTCAAGAGAAACCatcaagaaaggagagaggcAGTAGTGCACCGCCACCTCCATCTCCTGTTTTCTGTCCATTCAACTACCCTCCGCAACCTGTGAACCTCTTTAGTGTTCCAGGATTtactaatttttcttcctttgctccaG GTATTAACTGTAATCCAGTGTTTCCATCTGGTTTTGGAGATTTTGCACATAATGTTTCTCCAcgcagcagtgagcagcaggagcagcagcatcctctaGAACATAATACTTCTGGGAAAACAGAGTATATGGCATTCCCCAAACCCTTTGAAAGCAGTTCCTCTAAtggagcagaaaaacaaag cagaaGGAATCATAGACAACCtgaagaggaaacagaaaaaagatcAACTTGGCTTGATGATAGccaagaaatgaagaaagatgATCAGTCTCAGCTGAATGCAGGTTTTGCAGTTTCAGTACAAAACATTGCTTCTGGTCATAAGAATCAGTGCGATATGAACCGGAGAAGAGAGTTTGATGAAGAGTCTTTGGAGAGTTTCAGCAGCATGCCTGATCCAATAGACCCAACTACTGTGACAAAGACATTTAGATCTAGAAAAGCATCAGCACAAGCAAGCCTGGCATCAAAAGATAAAACGCCCAAATCAAAGACTAAGAGGAAGAGTTCTTCTCAGCTAAAAGGCAGAACTAAAAATGCTG GTTATGAAAGTGCAAGTGCTTCTAGTGTGTGTGAGCCCTGCAAGAACAATAAAAGCAGACACTCTGATGACGTGGTTCATGCAAAGGTGTTCAGCAAAAGGAATCAGGAGcaattggaaaaaataattaaatacagTAGATCTACAGAAATGTCTTCAG CGCATGCTAGGAGAATTCTGCAGCAGTCTAACAGAAATGCATGCATTGAAGCGCCAG aaactGGTAGTGATCTTTCTATGTTTGAAGCTTTGCGAGACACAATTTATTCTGAAGTGGCAACTCTTATTTCTCAAAATGAGTCTCGTCCCCACTTTCTTATTGAACTTTTCCATGAGCTTCAGCTGCTAAATACAGATTATCTGAGGCAAAGGGCTCTATATGCTCTACAG GATATAGTGACCAGACATTTatgtgagaaaaatgaaaaagggaagTGTTCAAAATCACTGAATTCTTCAACATGGGTGGCATCAAATTCTGAACTCACTCCTAGTGAAAGTCTTGCCTCTACAGATGAT GAAACTTTTGGCAAGAACTTTTCTACAGAAGCATGTCAAGAATGTGAACGACCTGATGCAGACAATGGCAGTACTTTGTCTACTTCTTCAAATTTTGAACCCTTTGCCACTGATGACCTTG GCAACACAGTGATTCATTTAGATAAAGCTTTGTCTTGGATGAGGGAATATGAGCGTATGAAAGTTGAAGCTGAAAGTACCCTTGACTCTGAGGGCTGCTCTAGTAATTTTCAGGGTGCTTCTGCTGCTAAATTAGAAG GTCCAGGTACTGGTGAATGTCAGTCTGTGCCACAGTCAGGTGATGTTTCTGCAGTTCCATGTCCTCGTATAGATACTCAGCAGCTGGACCGGCAGATTAAAGCAATTATGAAGGAGGTCATTCCTTTTCTGAAG GAACACATGGATGAAGTCTGCTCTTCTCAATTACTGACATCAGTAAGACGTATGGTCTTGACTCTTACACAACAAAATGATGAAAGTAAAGAATTTGTGAAGTTCTTTCATAAGCAGCTTGGCAGTATACTTCAG GATTCACTGGCAAAATTTGCTGgtagaaaattaaaagattGTGGGGAGGATCTTCTTGTGGAGATCTCTGAAGTATTATTCAATGAATTAGCCTTTTTTAAACTCATGCAAGACTTGGATAGCAACAGTATTTCTGTAAAGCAGAGATGTAAACGAAAAATAGAAACCACTGAAGGAATGCAGTCTTATGCTAAAgag GCAAAAAAAGGTCTCCAGGTGGATGTTTGTTCTTCTGTTGAAGATGTCGATGAGGACAAA GACAAGGATGAGACTGAAACTGCTAAACAAGTACCGGACTCAGAAGTGTGTGCTGGTAACAGAGTGCCTGAAAATATTAGATCTGATGCATCTGAGcaagaggaagatgaggaaaGTGAAAGTGGTCCAGTGGCAATAA GTTTATCGAAAGCAGAAACCCAAGCTCTGACTAACTATGGCAGTGGAGAAGATGAGAATGAAGATGAAGAAATAGAATTTGAGGAAGGACCTGTTGATGTGCAAACATCACTACAAGCCAGCAGTGAAACAACTGAAAATGAACAG ACTTCAAACCAAGAGTTGACTAAGGCAAAAAGCAGTGAGATTTCGTCATCAGAACAACCTGCTAAAG GTGAACAAgatgtggctgcagctgtgcatcATTACTTCAGTGTCATGGAGAATACACCAGCTTTAACAGCCAATACCCCAGAATCCTTTATAACAGCCACTGTGAAAACTGAAGGATCAAGCTCATCTTTGACAGTGAATGAAACTCAAACACGAGATACCACATGTGCAGAAAACAAATCTGGTGCAAGTTCTGAAAGCTCCATGGCTGGCAGCCCTGATACAGAGTCACCTGTGCTAGTGAACGAATAT GAACCTGGTTCTGGAAATGTAAGTCAAAAATCTGATGAAGATGACTTTGTGAAAGTCGAAGACTTGCCCCTCAAACTTGCTGTATATTCAGAG GCagatttaatgaagaaaatggaaacagaggCCCAAACCAAGAGTTTGTCTGATGAATTACTGGATAGAGGTGGAGCTCAAGATCAGGAATTAGTAGGAGATGCCCAAACATTGAAAGAacctggtaatttttttctatattctgCATACATATTGGGAAAACACCGTGGAATACTCGAATTTAAATATTGCTGA